One Rattus rattus isolate New Zealand chromosome 12, Rrattus_CSIRO_v1, whole genome shotgun sequence genomic window carries:
- the Bmp1 gene encoding bone morphogenetic protein 1 isoform X2, whose protein sequence is MPGVARPPLPLLSLPLLLLLLLPRAGRPLDLADYTYDLGEEDAPELLNYKDPCKAAAFLGDIALDEEDLRAFRVQQAAVLRQQTARRSSIKAAGNSSALGRQSTSGQPQRGSRGRWRSRPRSRRAATSRPERVWPDGVIPFVIGGNFTGSQRAVFRQAMRHWEKHTCVTFLERTDEDSYIVFTYRPCGCCSYVGRRGGGPQAISIGKNCDKFGIVVHELGHVIGFWHEHTRPDRDRHVSIVRENIQPGQEYNFLKMEVQEVESLGETYDFDSIMHYARNTFSRGIFLDTIVPKYEVNGVKPSIGQRTRLSKGDIAQARKLYKCPACGETLQDSTGNFSSPEYPNGYSAHMHCVWRISVTPGEKIILNFTSMDLYRSRLCWYDYVEVRDGFWRKAPLRGRFCGGKLPEPIVSTDSRLWVEFRSSSNWVGKGFFAVYEAICGGDVKKDNGHIQSPNYPDDYRPSKVCIWRIQVSEGFHVGLTFQSFEIERHDSCAYDYLEVRDGHSESSNLIGRYCGYEKPDDIKSTSSRLWLKFVSDGSINKAGFAVNFFKEVDECSRPNRGGCEQRCLNTLGSYKCSCDPGYELAPDKRRCEAACGGFLTKLNGSITSPGWPKEYPPNKNCIWQLVAPTQYRISLQFDFFETEGNDVCKYDFVEVRSGLTADSKLHGKFCGSEKPEVITSQYNNMRVEFKSDNTVSKKGFKAHFFSDKDECSKDNGGCQQDCVNTFGSYECQCRSGFVLHDNKHDCKEAGCEHKVTSTSGTITSPNWPDKYPSKKECTWAISSTPGHRVKLTFVEMDIESQPECAYDHLEVFDGRDAKAPVLGRFCGSKKPEPVLATGNRMFLRFYSDNSVQRKGFQASHSTVW, encoded by the exons CTGCCTTTCTTGGGGACATTGCCCTGGATGAGGAGGACTTGAGGGCCTTCCGGGTGCAGCAGGCTGCAGTTCTCAGACAGCAAACAGCCCGGAGGTCGTCCATCAAAGCTGCAG GGAACTCTTCTGCTCTGGGTAGACAGAGCACGAGTGGGCAGCCGcagaggggaagcagaggcagatggagaagcAGGCCTCGGAGCAGGCGGGCAGCGACATCCAGACCAGAGCGAGTGTGGCCCGATGGGGTCATCCCGTTTGTCATCGGAGGGAATTTCACTG GCAGCCAGAGGGCAGTCTTCCGGCAGGCCATGAGACACTGGGAGAAGCATACCTGTGTCACCTTCTTGGAGCGCACAGATGAGGACAGCTATATTGTATTCACCTACCGACCCTGCGG GTGCTGCTCCTACGTGGGTCGCCGAGGTGGGGGCCCCCAGGCCATCTCCATCGGCAAGAACTGTGACAAGTTTGGCATCGTGGTCCATGAGCTGGGCCATGTCATTGGCTTCTGGCACGAGCACACGCGGCCCGACCGGGACCGCCATGTCTCTATTGTACGGGAGAACATACAGCCAG GGcaggagtataacttcttgaagATGGAAGTTCAGGAAGTCGAGTCCTTGGGAGAGACCTATGACTTTGACAGTATCATGCACTATGCCCGGAACACGTTCTCCAG GGGCATCTTCCTGGACACCATTGTTCCCAAGTATGAGGTGAATGGGGTGAAGCCTTCCATTGGCCAAAGGACCCGACTCAGCAAGGGGGACATCGCTCAGGCCCGGAAGCTCTACAAATGCCCAG CCTGTGGTGAGACCCTCCAAGACAGCACTGGCAACTTCTCCTCCCCTGAGTATCCCAATGGCTACTCTGCCCACATGCACTGTGTATGGCGTATCTCTGTCACACCGGGGGAGAAG ATTATTCTGAACTTCACATCTATGGACCTGTACCGCAGCCGCCTGTGCTGGTATGACTATGTGGAGGTGCGGGACGGCTTCTGGAGAAAGGCGCCCCTCCGAG GCCGGTTCTGTGGGGGGAAACTCCCTGAGCCCATTGTCTCCACCGACAGCCGCCTCTGGGTGGAATTCCGAAGCAGCAGCAATTGGGTTGGAAAGGGCTTCTTTGCTGTCTATGAAG CCATTTGCGGTGGTGACGTGAAAAAGGATAACGGTCACATCCAGTCACCCAATTACCCCGACGATTACCGGCCCAGCAAAGTCTGCATCTGGCGAATCCAGGTGTCTGAGGGTTTCCACGTGGGCCTCACGTTCCAGTCCTTTGAG ATCGAGCGTCATGACAGTTGTGCCTACGACTACCTGGAGGTCCGAGATGGGCACAGTGAGAGCAGCAACCTCATTGGGCGATATTGTGGGTATGAGAAGCCTGATGACATCAAAAGCACATCTAGTCGGCTCTGGCTCAAGTTCGTCTCCGATGGGTCCATTAACAAAGCTGGCTTTGCAGTCAACTTTTTCAAAG aGGTAGATGAGTGTTCAAGGCCCAACCGCGGGGGCTGTGAGCAGCGGTGCCTAAACACCCTGGGCAGCTACAAGTGCAGCTGTGACCCCGGCTATGAGCTGGCCCCAGACAAGCGTCGGTGTGAAG CTGCCTGCGGTGGATTCCTCACCAAGCTCAATGGCTCCATCACCAGCCCCGGTTGGCCCAAAGAGTACCCTCCCAACAAAAACTGCATCTGGCAGTTGGTGGCCCCCACCCAGTACCGTATCTCCCTGCAATTTGACTTCTTCGAGACTGAGGGCAATGAT GTGTGCAAGTATGATTTCGTGGAGGTGCGCAGCGGACTCACAGCCGACTCTAAACTACATGGCAAGTTCTGTGGCTCCGAGAAACCAGAGGTCATCACTTCCCAGTACAACAACATGCGTGTGGAGTTCAAGTCTGACAATACTGTGTCCAAAAAGGGCTTCAAGGCCCACTTCTTCTCAG ACAAGGATGAATGTTCCAAGGACAATGGTGGCTGCCAGCAAGACTGCGTGAACACATTTGGCAGCTACGAGTGTCAGTGTCGCAGCGGCTTTGTCCTTCACGACAACAAACATGACTGTAAGGAAG CCGGCTGTGAGCACAAAGTGACATCCACCAGTGGCACCATCACCAGCCCCAACTGGCCTGACAAGTACCCCAGCAAGAAGGAGTGTACGTGGGCTATCTCCAGCACCCCTGGGCACCGGGTGAAGCTG ACTTTTGTGGAGATGGATATTGAGTCTCAGCCTGAATGTGCTTATGACCACCTGGAGGTGTTTGATGGGCGTGATGCCAAGGCGCCAGTCCTCGGCCGATTCTGTGGCAGTAAGAAGCCTGAGCCAGTCCTGGCTACCGGCAACCGCATGTTCTTGCGCTTCTACTCAGACAACTCAGTACAGAGGAAAGGTTTCCAGGCCTCCCACTCCACAG TTTGGTGA
- the Bmp1 gene encoding bone morphogenetic protein 1 isoform X4: MPGVARPPLPLLSLPLLLLLLLPRAGRPLDLADYTYDLGEEDAPELLNYKDPCKAAAFLGDIALDEEDLRAFRVQQAAVLRQQTARRSSIKAAGNSSALGRQSTSGQPQRGSRGRWRSRPRSRRAATSRPERVWPDGVIPFVIGGNFTGSQRAVFRQAMRHWEKHTCVTFLERTDEDSYIVFTYRPCGCCSYVGRRGGGPQAISIGKNCDKFGIVVHELGHVIGFWHEHTRPDRDRHVSIVRENIQPGQEYNFLKMEVQEVESLGETYDFDSIMHYARNTFSRGIFLDTIVPKYEVNGVKPSIGQRTRLSKGDIAQARKLYKCPACGETLQDSTGNFSSPEYPNGYSAHMHCVWRISVTPGEKIILNFTSMDLYRSRLCWYDYVEVRDGFWRKAPLRGRFCGGKLPEPIVSTDSRLWVEFRSSSNWVGKGFFAVYEAICGGDVKKDNGHIQSPNYPDDYRPSKVCIWRIQVSEGFHVGLTFQSFEIERHDSCAYDYLEVRDGHSESSNLIGRYCGYEKPDDIKSTSSRLWLKFVSDGSINKAGFAVNFFKEVDECSRPNRGGCEQRCLNTLGSYKCSCDPGYELAPDKRRCEAACGGFLTKLNGSITSPGWPKEYPPNKNCIWQLVAPTQYRISLQFDFFETEGNDVCKYDFVEVRSGLTADSKLHGKFCGSEKPEVITSQYNNMRVEFKSDNTVSKKGFKAHFFSEKRPALQPPRGRPHQLKFRVQKRNRTPQ, encoded by the exons CTGCCTTTCTTGGGGACATTGCCCTGGATGAGGAGGACTTGAGGGCCTTCCGGGTGCAGCAGGCTGCAGTTCTCAGACAGCAAACAGCCCGGAGGTCGTCCATCAAAGCTGCAG GGAACTCTTCTGCTCTGGGTAGACAGAGCACGAGTGGGCAGCCGcagaggggaagcagaggcagatggagaagcAGGCCTCGGAGCAGGCGGGCAGCGACATCCAGACCAGAGCGAGTGTGGCCCGATGGGGTCATCCCGTTTGTCATCGGAGGGAATTTCACTG GCAGCCAGAGGGCAGTCTTCCGGCAGGCCATGAGACACTGGGAGAAGCATACCTGTGTCACCTTCTTGGAGCGCACAGATGAGGACAGCTATATTGTATTCACCTACCGACCCTGCGG GTGCTGCTCCTACGTGGGTCGCCGAGGTGGGGGCCCCCAGGCCATCTCCATCGGCAAGAACTGTGACAAGTTTGGCATCGTGGTCCATGAGCTGGGCCATGTCATTGGCTTCTGGCACGAGCACACGCGGCCCGACCGGGACCGCCATGTCTCTATTGTACGGGAGAACATACAGCCAG GGcaggagtataacttcttgaagATGGAAGTTCAGGAAGTCGAGTCCTTGGGAGAGACCTATGACTTTGACAGTATCATGCACTATGCCCGGAACACGTTCTCCAG GGGCATCTTCCTGGACACCATTGTTCCCAAGTATGAGGTGAATGGGGTGAAGCCTTCCATTGGCCAAAGGACCCGACTCAGCAAGGGGGACATCGCTCAGGCCCGGAAGCTCTACAAATGCCCAG CCTGTGGTGAGACCCTCCAAGACAGCACTGGCAACTTCTCCTCCCCTGAGTATCCCAATGGCTACTCTGCCCACATGCACTGTGTATGGCGTATCTCTGTCACACCGGGGGAGAAG ATTATTCTGAACTTCACATCTATGGACCTGTACCGCAGCCGCCTGTGCTGGTATGACTATGTGGAGGTGCGGGACGGCTTCTGGAGAAAGGCGCCCCTCCGAG GCCGGTTCTGTGGGGGGAAACTCCCTGAGCCCATTGTCTCCACCGACAGCCGCCTCTGGGTGGAATTCCGAAGCAGCAGCAATTGGGTTGGAAAGGGCTTCTTTGCTGTCTATGAAG CCATTTGCGGTGGTGACGTGAAAAAGGATAACGGTCACATCCAGTCACCCAATTACCCCGACGATTACCGGCCCAGCAAAGTCTGCATCTGGCGAATCCAGGTGTCTGAGGGTTTCCACGTGGGCCTCACGTTCCAGTCCTTTGAG ATCGAGCGTCATGACAGTTGTGCCTACGACTACCTGGAGGTCCGAGATGGGCACAGTGAGAGCAGCAACCTCATTGGGCGATATTGTGGGTATGAGAAGCCTGATGACATCAAAAGCACATCTAGTCGGCTCTGGCTCAAGTTCGTCTCCGATGGGTCCATTAACAAAGCTGGCTTTGCAGTCAACTTTTTCAAAG aGGTAGATGAGTGTTCAAGGCCCAACCGCGGGGGCTGTGAGCAGCGGTGCCTAAACACCCTGGGCAGCTACAAGTGCAGCTGTGACCCCGGCTATGAGCTGGCCCCAGACAAGCGTCGGTGTGAAG CTGCCTGCGGTGGATTCCTCACCAAGCTCAATGGCTCCATCACCAGCCCCGGTTGGCCCAAAGAGTACCCTCCCAACAAAAACTGCATCTGGCAGTTGGTGGCCCCCACCCAGTACCGTATCTCCCTGCAATTTGACTTCTTCGAGACTGAGGGCAATGAT GTGTGCAAGTATGATTTCGTGGAGGTGCGCAGCGGACTCACAGCCGACTCTAAACTACATGGCAAGTTCTGTGGCTCCGAGAAACCAGAGGTCATCACTTCCCAGTACAACAACATGCGTGTGGAGTTCAAGTCTGACAATACTGTGTCCAAAAAGGGCTTCAAGGCCCACTTCTTCTCAG aAAAGAGGCCAGCTCTGCAGCCCCCTCGGGGACGCCCCCATCAGCTCAAATTCCGAGTGCAGAAAAGAAACCGGACCCCCCAATGA
- the Bmp1 gene encoding bone morphogenetic protein 1 isoform X1, with protein MPGVARPPLPLLSLPLLLLLLLPRAGRPLDLADYTYDLGEEDAPELLNYKDPCKAAAFLGDIALDEEDLRAFRVQQAAVLRQQTARRSSIKAAGNSSALGRQSTSGQPQRGSRGRWRSRPRSRRAATSRPERVWPDGVIPFVIGGNFTGSQRAVFRQAMRHWEKHTCVTFLERTDEDSYIVFTYRPCGCCSYVGRRGGGPQAISIGKNCDKFGIVVHELGHVIGFWHEHTRPDRDRHVSIVRENIQPGQEYNFLKMEVQEVESLGETYDFDSIMHYARNTFSRGIFLDTIVPKYEVNGVKPSIGQRTRLSKGDIAQARKLYKCPACGETLQDSTGNFSSPEYPNGYSAHMHCVWRISVTPGEKIILNFTSMDLYRSRLCWYDYVEVRDGFWRKAPLRGRFCGGKLPEPIVSTDSRLWVEFRSSSNWVGKGFFAVYEAICGGDVKKDNGHIQSPNYPDDYRPSKVCIWRIQVSEGFHVGLTFQSFEIERHDSCAYDYLEVRDGHSESSNLIGRYCGYEKPDDIKSTSSRLWLKFVSDGSINKAGFAVNFFKEVDECSRPNRGGCEQRCLNTLGSYKCSCDPGYELAPDKRRCEAACGGFLTKLNGSITSPGWPKEYPPNKNCIWQLVAPTQYRISLQFDFFETEGNDVCKYDFVEVRSGLTADSKLHGKFCGSEKPEVITSQYNNMRVEFKSDNTVSKKGFKAHFFSDKDECSKDNGGCQQDCVNTFGSYECQCRSGFVLHDNKHDCKEAGCEHKVTSTSGTITSPNWPDKYPSKKECTWAISSTPGHRVKLTFVEMDIESQPECAYDHLEVFDGRDAKAPVLGRFCGSKKPEPVLATGNRMFLRFYSDNSVQRKGFQASHSTECGGQVRADVKTKDLYSHAQFGDNNYPGGVDCEWVIVAEEGYGVELVFQTFEVEEETDCGYDFMELFDGYDSTAPRLGRYCGSGPPEEVYSAGDSVLVKFHSDDTISKKGFHLRYTSTKFQDTLHSRK; from the exons CTGCCTTTCTTGGGGACATTGCCCTGGATGAGGAGGACTTGAGGGCCTTCCGGGTGCAGCAGGCTGCAGTTCTCAGACAGCAAACAGCCCGGAGGTCGTCCATCAAAGCTGCAG GGAACTCTTCTGCTCTGGGTAGACAGAGCACGAGTGGGCAGCCGcagaggggaagcagaggcagatggagaagcAGGCCTCGGAGCAGGCGGGCAGCGACATCCAGACCAGAGCGAGTGTGGCCCGATGGGGTCATCCCGTTTGTCATCGGAGGGAATTTCACTG GCAGCCAGAGGGCAGTCTTCCGGCAGGCCATGAGACACTGGGAGAAGCATACCTGTGTCACCTTCTTGGAGCGCACAGATGAGGACAGCTATATTGTATTCACCTACCGACCCTGCGG GTGCTGCTCCTACGTGGGTCGCCGAGGTGGGGGCCCCCAGGCCATCTCCATCGGCAAGAACTGTGACAAGTTTGGCATCGTGGTCCATGAGCTGGGCCATGTCATTGGCTTCTGGCACGAGCACACGCGGCCCGACCGGGACCGCCATGTCTCTATTGTACGGGAGAACATACAGCCAG GGcaggagtataacttcttgaagATGGAAGTTCAGGAAGTCGAGTCCTTGGGAGAGACCTATGACTTTGACAGTATCATGCACTATGCCCGGAACACGTTCTCCAG GGGCATCTTCCTGGACACCATTGTTCCCAAGTATGAGGTGAATGGGGTGAAGCCTTCCATTGGCCAAAGGACCCGACTCAGCAAGGGGGACATCGCTCAGGCCCGGAAGCTCTACAAATGCCCAG CCTGTGGTGAGACCCTCCAAGACAGCACTGGCAACTTCTCCTCCCCTGAGTATCCCAATGGCTACTCTGCCCACATGCACTGTGTATGGCGTATCTCTGTCACACCGGGGGAGAAG ATTATTCTGAACTTCACATCTATGGACCTGTACCGCAGCCGCCTGTGCTGGTATGACTATGTGGAGGTGCGGGACGGCTTCTGGAGAAAGGCGCCCCTCCGAG GCCGGTTCTGTGGGGGGAAACTCCCTGAGCCCATTGTCTCCACCGACAGCCGCCTCTGGGTGGAATTCCGAAGCAGCAGCAATTGGGTTGGAAAGGGCTTCTTTGCTGTCTATGAAG CCATTTGCGGTGGTGACGTGAAAAAGGATAACGGTCACATCCAGTCACCCAATTACCCCGACGATTACCGGCCCAGCAAAGTCTGCATCTGGCGAATCCAGGTGTCTGAGGGTTTCCACGTGGGCCTCACGTTCCAGTCCTTTGAG ATCGAGCGTCATGACAGTTGTGCCTACGACTACCTGGAGGTCCGAGATGGGCACAGTGAGAGCAGCAACCTCATTGGGCGATATTGTGGGTATGAGAAGCCTGATGACATCAAAAGCACATCTAGTCGGCTCTGGCTCAAGTTCGTCTCCGATGGGTCCATTAACAAAGCTGGCTTTGCAGTCAACTTTTTCAAAG aGGTAGATGAGTGTTCAAGGCCCAACCGCGGGGGCTGTGAGCAGCGGTGCCTAAACACCCTGGGCAGCTACAAGTGCAGCTGTGACCCCGGCTATGAGCTGGCCCCAGACAAGCGTCGGTGTGAAG CTGCCTGCGGTGGATTCCTCACCAAGCTCAATGGCTCCATCACCAGCCCCGGTTGGCCCAAAGAGTACCCTCCCAACAAAAACTGCATCTGGCAGTTGGTGGCCCCCACCCAGTACCGTATCTCCCTGCAATTTGACTTCTTCGAGACTGAGGGCAATGAT GTGTGCAAGTATGATTTCGTGGAGGTGCGCAGCGGACTCACAGCCGACTCTAAACTACATGGCAAGTTCTGTGGCTCCGAGAAACCAGAGGTCATCACTTCCCAGTACAACAACATGCGTGTGGAGTTCAAGTCTGACAATACTGTGTCCAAAAAGGGCTTCAAGGCCCACTTCTTCTCAG ACAAGGATGAATGTTCCAAGGACAATGGTGGCTGCCAGCAAGACTGCGTGAACACATTTGGCAGCTACGAGTGTCAGTGTCGCAGCGGCTTTGTCCTTCACGACAACAAACATGACTGTAAGGAAG CCGGCTGTGAGCACAAAGTGACATCCACCAGTGGCACCATCACCAGCCCCAACTGGCCTGACAAGTACCCCAGCAAGAAGGAGTGTACGTGGGCTATCTCCAGCACCCCTGGGCACCGGGTGAAGCTG ACTTTTGTGGAGATGGATATTGAGTCTCAGCCTGAATGTGCTTATGACCACCTGGAGGTGTTTGATGGGCGTGATGCCAAGGCGCCAGTCCTCGGCCGATTCTGTGGCAGTAAGAAGCCTGAGCCAGTCCTGGCTACCGGCAACCGCATGTTCTTGCGCTTCTACTCAGACAACTCAGTACAGAGGAAAGGTTTCCAGGCCTCCCACTCCACAG AGTGTGGGGGCCAAGTGCGGGCAGATGTGAAGACCAAAGACCTTTATTCCCATGCCCAGTTTGGTGATAACAACTACCCCGGAGGGGTGGACTGCGAGTGGGTGATTGTGGCAGAGGAAGGCTATGGTGTGGAGTTGGTGTTCCAGACCTTCGAGGTGGAGGAGGAGACCGACTGTGGCTATGACTTCATGGAGCTCTTCGATGGCTACGACAGCACAGCTCCTAGACTGGGGCGCTACTGTGGCTCTGGG CCTCCTGAGGAAGTGTACTCGGCCGGAGACTCTGTCCTGGTGAAGTTCCACTCTGATGACACCATCTCCAAGAAAGGCTTTCACCTGCGGTACACAAgcaccaagttccaggacacactCCACAGCAGGAAGTGA
- the Bmp1 gene encoding bone morphogenetic protein 1 isoform X3 gives MRTAILYSPTDPAARDHPPELAPPSRCCSYVGRRGGGPQAISIGKNCDKFGIVVHELGHVIGFWHEHTRPDRDRHVSIVRENIQPGQEYNFLKMEVQEVESLGETYDFDSIMHYARNTFSRGIFLDTIVPKYEVNGVKPSIGQRTRLSKGDIAQARKLYKCPACGETLQDSTGNFSSPEYPNGYSAHMHCVWRISVTPGEKIILNFTSMDLYRSRLCWYDYVEVRDGFWRKAPLRGRFCGGKLPEPIVSTDSRLWVEFRSSSNWVGKGFFAVYEAICGGDVKKDNGHIQSPNYPDDYRPSKVCIWRIQVSEGFHVGLTFQSFEIERHDSCAYDYLEVRDGHSESSNLIGRYCGYEKPDDIKSTSSRLWLKFVSDGSINKAGFAVNFFKEVDECSRPNRGGCEQRCLNTLGSYKCSCDPGYELAPDKRRCEAACGGFLTKLNGSITSPGWPKEYPPNKNCIWQLVAPTQYRISLQFDFFETEGNDVCKYDFVEVRSGLTADSKLHGKFCGSEKPEVITSQYNNMRVEFKSDNTVSKKGFKAHFFSDKDECSKDNGGCQQDCVNTFGSYECQCRSGFVLHDNKHDCKEAGCEHKVTSTSGTITSPNWPDKYPSKKECTWAISSTPGHRVKLTFVEMDIESQPECAYDHLEVFDGRDAKAPVLGRFCGSKKPEPVLATGNRMFLRFYSDNSVQRKGFQASHSTECGGQVRADVKTKDLYSHAQFGDNNYPGGVDCEWVIVAEEGYGVELVFQTFEVEEETDCGYDFMELFDGYDSTAPRLGRYCGSGPPEEVYSAGDSVLVKFHSDDTISKKGFHLRYTSTKFQDTLHSRK, from the exons ATGAGGACAGCTATATTGTATTCACCTACCGACCCTGCGG CTCGGGACCACCCCCCTGAGCTGGCCCCGCCCTCCAGGTGCTGCTCCTACGTGGGTCGCCGAGGTGGGGGCCCCCAGGCCATCTCCATCGGCAAGAACTGTGACAAGTTTGGCATCGTGGTCCATGAGCTGGGCCATGTCATTGGCTTCTGGCACGAGCACACGCGGCCCGACCGGGACCGCCATGTCTCTATTGTACGGGAGAACATACAGCCAG GGcaggagtataacttcttgaagATGGAAGTTCAGGAAGTCGAGTCCTTGGGAGAGACCTATGACTTTGACAGTATCATGCACTATGCCCGGAACACGTTCTCCAG GGGCATCTTCCTGGACACCATTGTTCCCAAGTATGAGGTGAATGGGGTGAAGCCTTCCATTGGCCAAAGGACCCGACTCAGCAAGGGGGACATCGCTCAGGCCCGGAAGCTCTACAAATGCCCAG CCTGTGGTGAGACCCTCCAAGACAGCACTGGCAACTTCTCCTCCCCTGAGTATCCCAATGGCTACTCTGCCCACATGCACTGTGTATGGCGTATCTCTGTCACACCGGGGGAGAAG ATTATTCTGAACTTCACATCTATGGACCTGTACCGCAGCCGCCTGTGCTGGTATGACTATGTGGAGGTGCGGGACGGCTTCTGGAGAAAGGCGCCCCTCCGAG GCCGGTTCTGTGGGGGGAAACTCCCTGAGCCCATTGTCTCCACCGACAGCCGCCTCTGGGTGGAATTCCGAAGCAGCAGCAATTGGGTTGGAAAGGGCTTCTTTGCTGTCTATGAAG CCATTTGCGGTGGTGACGTGAAAAAGGATAACGGTCACATCCAGTCACCCAATTACCCCGACGATTACCGGCCCAGCAAAGTCTGCATCTGGCGAATCCAGGTGTCTGAGGGTTTCCACGTGGGCCTCACGTTCCAGTCCTTTGAG ATCGAGCGTCATGACAGTTGTGCCTACGACTACCTGGAGGTCCGAGATGGGCACAGTGAGAGCAGCAACCTCATTGGGCGATATTGTGGGTATGAGAAGCCTGATGACATCAAAAGCACATCTAGTCGGCTCTGGCTCAAGTTCGTCTCCGATGGGTCCATTAACAAAGCTGGCTTTGCAGTCAACTTTTTCAAAG aGGTAGATGAGTGTTCAAGGCCCAACCGCGGGGGCTGTGAGCAGCGGTGCCTAAACACCCTGGGCAGCTACAAGTGCAGCTGTGACCCCGGCTATGAGCTGGCCCCAGACAAGCGTCGGTGTGAAG CTGCCTGCGGTGGATTCCTCACCAAGCTCAATGGCTCCATCACCAGCCCCGGTTGGCCCAAAGAGTACCCTCCCAACAAAAACTGCATCTGGCAGTTGGTGGCCCCCACCCAGTACCGTATCTCCCTGCAATTTGACTTCTTCGAGACTGAGGGCAATGAT GTGTGCAAGTATGATTTCGTGGAGGTGCGCAGCGGACTCACAGCCGACTCTAAACTACATGGCAAGTTCTGTGGCTCCGAGAAACCAGAGGTCATCACTTCCCAGTACAACAACATGCGTGTGGAGTTCAAGTCTGACAATACTGTGTCCAAAAAGGGCTTCAAGGCCCACTTCTTCTCAG ACAAGGATGAATGTTCCAAGGACAATGGTGGCTGCCAGCAAGACTGCGTGAACACATTTGGCAGCTACGAGTGTCAGTGTCGCAGCGGCTTTGTCCTTCACGACAACAAACATGACTGTAAGGAAG CCGGCTGTGAGCACAAAGTGACATCCACCAGTGGCACCATCACCAGCCCCAACTGGCCTGACAAGTACCCCAGCAAGAAGGAGTGTACGTGGGCTATCTCCAGCACCCCTGGGCACCGGGTGAAGCTG ACTTTTGTGGAGATGGATATTGAGTCTCAGCCTGAATGTGCTTATGACCACCTGGAGGTGTTTGATGGGCGTGATGCCAAGGCGCCAGTCCTCGGCCGATTCTGTGGCAGTAAGAAGCCTGAGCCAGTCCTGGCTACCGGCAACCGCATGTTCTTGCGCTTCTACTCAGACAACTCAGTACAGAGGAAAGGTTTCCAGGCCTCCCACTCCACAG AGTGTGGGGGCCAAGTGCGGGCAGATGTGAAGACCAAAGACCTTTATTCCCATGCCCAGTTTGGTGATAACAACTACCCCGGAGGGGTGGACTGCGAGTGGGTGATTGTGGCAGAGGAAGGCTATGGTGTGGAGTTGGTGTTCCAGACCTTCGAGGTGGAGGAGGAGACCGACTGTGGCTATGACTTCATGGAGCTCTTCGATGGCTACGACAGCACAGCTCCTAGACTGGGGCGCTACTGTGGCTCTGGG CCTCCTGAGGAAGTGTACTCGGCCGGAGACTCTGTCCTGGTGAAGTTCCACTCTGATGACACCATCTCCAAGAAAGGCTTTCACCTGCGGTACACAAgcaccaagttccaggacacactCCACAGCAGGAAGTGA